A stretch of Canis lupus baileyi chromosome 2, mCanLup2.hap1, whole genome shotgun sequence DNA encodes these proteins:
- the UNC45A gene encoding protein unc-45 homolog A isoform X3, whose product MSSTDAKVEQMFQILLDPQEKGTEKKQKASQNLVVLAREDAGAEKIFRSNGVQLLQRLLDTGEADLMLAALRTLVGICSEHQSRTVATLSVLGTRRVVSILGVENQAVSLAACHLLQVIFDALKEGVKKGFRGKEGAIIVDPARELKILISNLLELLTEVGVSGQGRDNALTLLIKAVPRKSPKDPNNNLTLWVIDQGLKKILEVGGSVQEPPGELAVTANSRMSASVLLNKLFDDLKCDAERENFHRLCENYIKSWFEGHGLAGKLRAIQTVSCLLQGPCEAGNRALELSGVMESVIALCASEQEEEQLVAVEALIHAAGKAKRASFITANGVSLLKDLYKRSEKDSIRIRALVGLCKLGSAGGTDFSMKQFAEGSTLKLAKQCRKWLCNDQIDTGTRRWAVEGLAYLTFDADVKEEFVEDEAALKALFQLSRSEERSVLFAVASALVNCTNSYDYEEPDPKMVELAKYAKQHVPEQHPKDKPGFVRARVKKLLAAGVVSAMTCMVKTESPVLTNSCRELLSRVFLALVDEVEDRGTVVAQGGGKALLPLALEGTDVGQTKAAQALAKLTITSNPEMTFPGERIYEVVRPLVSLLHLNCSGLQNFEALMALTNLAGISERLRQKILKEKAVPMIEGYMFEEHEMIRRAATECMCNLAMSKEVQDLFEAKGNDRLKLLVLYSGEDDELLRRAAAGGLAMLTSMRPSLCSRIPEVTTHWLEILQALLLSPNQELQHRGAVVALNMVEASKEIAGTLMESEVLEILSVLAKGKESPVTRAAAACLAKAVEYGLIKPNQDGEGGAASCTR is encoded by the exons ATGTCCTCAACGGATGCCAAAGTGGAACAGATGTTTCAGATACTGTTGGACCCACAAGAGAAAGGCACtgagaagaaacaaaag GCTTCCCAGAACCTGGTGGTGCTGGCCCGGGAGGATGCTGGGGCTGAGAAGATCTTCCGGAGCAATGGGGTTCAGCTCTTGCAACGCCTGCTGGACACTGGGGAGGCTGACCTGATGCTGGCAGCTCTGCGCACCCTGGTCGGCATTTGCTCCGAGCACCAGTCCCGA ACAGTGGCAACCCTGAGTGTGCTAGGAACTCGGCGTGTGGTCTCCATCCTGGGTGTGGAAAACCAAGCAGTGTCTCTGGCTGCCTGCCACCTGCTGCAGGTTATATTTGATGCCCTCAAGGAAGGCGTCAAGAAAGGCTTCAGAGGCAAAGAAGGCGCCATCATCGTGG ATCCTGCCCGGGAGCTAAAGATCCTTATCAGCAACCTCTTGGAGCTACTGACTGAGGTGGGGGTCTCCGGCCAAGGCCGTGACAATGCTCTGACCCTCCTGATTAAAGCAGTGCCCCGAAAGTCTCCTAAGGACCCCAACAATAACCTCACCCTCTGGGTCATTGACCAAG GCCTGAAAAAGATTCTGGAGGTGGGGGGCTCTGTGCAGGAGCCCCCTGGGGAGCTTGCAGTGACCGCGAACAGCCGCATGAGTGCCTCCGTGCTCCTCAACAAGCTTTTTGATGACCTGAAGTGTGATGCTGAGAGGGAGAATTTCCACCGACTCTGTGAAAACTATATCAA GAGCTGGTTTGAGGGCCACGGGCTGGCAGGGAAGCTGCGGGCCATCCAGACGGTGTCCTGCCTCCTGCAGGGCCCTTGTGAAGCTGGCAACCGGGCCCTGGAGCTGAGTGGCGTCATGGAGAGCGTGATCGCTCTGTGTGCCtctgagcaggaggaggagcagctaGTGGCTGTGGAGGCCCTCATCCATGCAGCCGGCAAAGCCAAGCGGGCCTCATTTATCACCGCCAACGGCGTGTCGCTGCTAAAGGACCTGTACAAGCGCAGCGAGAAAGACAGCATCCGAATACGAGCGCTGGTG GGCCTGTGTAAGCTTGGCTCGGCTGGAGGGACAGACTTCAGCATGAAGCAGTTTGCTGAAGGCTCCACTCTCAAACTGGCCAAGCAGTGTCGAAA GTGGCTATGCAATGACCAGATTGACACAGGCACACGGCGCTGGGCAGTGGAGGGCCTGGCCTACCTCACCTTTGACGCAGATGTGAAGGAAGAGTTTGTGGAGGATGAGGCCGCCCTGAAGGCTTTGTTCCAGCTCAGCAGG TCTGAGGAGAGATCAGTGCTCTTTGCGGTGGCCTCGGCGCTTGTGAATTGCACCAACAGCTATGATTATGAGGAGCCGGACCCCAAGATGGTGGAGCTGGCCAAGTACGCCAAGCAGCATGTGCCTGAGCAGCATCCCAAG GACAAACCGGGTTTCGTGCGGGCTCGGGTGAAGAAGCTGCTGGCGGCGGGCGTGGTGTCAGCCATGACATGCATGGTGAAGACCGAGAGCCCCGTGCTGACCAATTCCTGCCGGGAGCTGCTCTCTAG GGTCTTCCTGGCTTTGGTGGACGAGGTAGAGGACCGTGGCACTGTGGTGGCTCAAGGTGGGGGTAAG GCTCTGCTCCCACTGGCCCTGGAAGGCACTGACGTGGGGCAAACGAAGGCAGCCCAGGCTCTTGCCAAGCTCACCATCACTTCCAACCCAGAGATGACTTTTCCTGGTGAGCGG ATCTATGAGGTGGTCCGGCCTCTCGTCTCCCTGCTGCACCTCAACTGCTCAGGCCTGCAGAACTTCGAGGCACTCATGGCTCTCACGAACCTGGCGGGGATCAGCGAGAGGCTCCG GCAGAAGATCCTGAAGGAGAAGGCTGTGCCGATGATTGAGGGCTATATGTTCGAGGAGCACGAGATGATCCGCCGGGCAGCCACGGAGTGCATGTGTAACCTAGCTATGAGCAAGGAG GTACAGGACCTCTTTGAAGCCAAGGGCAACGACCGGCTGAAGCTGCTGGTGCTGTACAGCGGAGAGGATGATGAGCTGCTGCGGCGGGCGGCTGCTGGGGGCCTGGCCATGCTCACCTCCATGCGGCCCTCACTCTGCAGCCGCATCCCCGAAGTG ACTACACACTGGCTGGAGATCCTGCAAGCCTTGCTTCTGAGCCCCAACCAGGAGCTGCAACACCGGGGTGCGGTGGTGGCACTGAACATGGTGGAGGCCTCCAAGGAAATCGCCGGCACCCTCATGGAGAGCGAGGTGCTGGAGATCCTGTCAGTGTTGGCTAAGGGCAAGGAGAGCCCTGTCACAAGAGCTGCTGCAGCTTGCCTGGCGAAAGCGGTGGAATATGGGCTCATCAAACCCAACCAGGACGGAGAGGGAGGGGCTGCCTCATGCACACGCTAG
- the UNC45A gene encoding protein unc-45 homolog A isoform X2 — translation MTASAVEQLRKEGNELFKCGDYEGALTVYTQALGLGATPQDQAILHRNRAACHLKLEDYDKAETEASKAIEKDGGDVKALYRRSQALEKLGRLDQAVLDLQRCVSLEPKNKVFQEALRNIGGQIQEKVRYMSSTDAKVEQMFQILLDPQEKGTEKKQKASQNLVVLAREDAGAEKIFRSNGVQLLQRLLDTGEADLMLAALRTLVGICSEHQSRTVATLSVLGTRRVVSILGVENQAVSLAACHLLQVIFDALKEGVKKGFRGKEGAIIVDPARELKILISNLLELLTEVGVSGQGRDNALTLLIKAVPRKSPKDPNNNLTLWVIDQGLKKILEVGGSVQEPPGELAVTANSRMSASVLLNKLFDDLKCDAERENFHRLCENYIKSWFEGHGLAGKLRAIQTVSCLLQGPCEAGNRALELSGVMESVIALCASEQEEEQLVAVEALIHAAGKAKRASFITANGVSLLKDLYKRSEKDSIRIRALVGLCKLGSAGGTDFSMKQFAEGSTLKLAKQCRKWLCNDQIDTGTRRWAVEGLAYLTFDADVKEEFVEDEAALKALFQLSRSEERSVLFAVASALVNCTNSYDYEEPDPKMVELAKYAKQHVPEQHPKDKPGFVRARVKKLLAAGVVSAMTCMVKTESPVLTNSCRELLSRVFLALVDEVEDRGTVVAQGGGKALLPLALEGTDVGQTKAAQALAKLTITSNPEMTFPGERIYEVVRPLVSLLHLNCSGLQNFEALMALTNLAGISERLRQKILKEKAVPMIEGYMFEEHEMIRRAATECMCNLAMSKEVQDLFEAKGNDRLKLLVLYSGEDDELLRRAAAGGLAMLTSMRPSLCSRIPEVTTHWLEILQALLLSPNQELQHRGAVVALNMVEASKEIAGTLMESEVLEILSVLAKGKESPVTRAAAACLAKAVEYGLIKPNQDGEGGAASCTR, via the exons ATGACT GCCAGTGCGGTGGAGCAGTTGCGCAAGGAGGGCAACGAGCTGTTCAAATGCGGAGACTACGAGGGCGCCCTGACGGTCTACACTCAGGCCCTGGGTCTGGGCGCGACGCCCCAGGACCAGGCCATTCTGCACCGAAACCGGGCCGCCTGCCACCTCAAGCTG GAAGATTACGACAAAGCAGAAACCGAGGCATCCAAAG CCATTGAAAAGGACGGAGGGGACGTCAAAGCACTTTACCGGCGCAGCCAAGCCCTAGAGAAGTTGGGCCGCCTTGACCAGGCTGTCCTTGACCTGCAGAGATGtgtgagcctggagcccaagAACAAAGTTTTCCAGGAGGCCCTGAGGAACATTGGGGGCCAGATTCAGGAGAAG GTGCGATACATGTCCTCAACGGATGCCAAAGTGGAACAGATGTTTCAGATACTGTTGGACCCACAAGAGAAAGGCACtgagaagaaacaaaag GCTTCCCAGAACCTGGTGGTGCTGGCCCGGGAGGATGCTGGGGCTGAGAAGATCTTCCGGAGCAATGGGGTTCAGCTCTTGCAACGCCTGCTGGACACTGGGGAGGCTGACCTGATGCTGGCAGCTCTGCGCACCCTGGTCGGCATTTGCTCCGAGCACCAGTCCCGA ACAGTGGCAACCCTGAGTGTGCTAGGAACTCGGCGTGTGGTCTCCATCCTGGGTGTGGAAAACCAAGCAGTGTCTCTGGCTGCCTGCCACCTGCTGCAGGTTATATTTGATGCCCTCAAGGAAGGCGTCAAGAAAGGCTTCAGAGGCAAAGAAGGCGCCATCATCGTGG ATCCTGCCCGGGAGCTAAAGATCCTTATCAGCAACCTCTTGGAGCTACTGACTGAGGTGGGGGTCTCCGGCCAAGGCCGTGACAATGCTCTGACCCTCCTGATTAAAGCAGTGCCCCGAAAGTCTCCTAAGGACCCCAACAATAACCTCACCCTCTGGGTCATTGACCAAG GCCTGAAAAAGATTCTGGAGGTGGGGGGCTCTGTGCAGGAGCCCCCTGGGGAGCTTGCAGTGACCGCGAACAGCCGCATGAGTGCCTCCGTGCTCCTCAACAAGCTTTTTGATGACCTGAAGTGTGATGCTGAGAGGGAGAATTTCCACCGACTCTGTGAAAACTATATCAA GAGCTGGTTTGAGGGCCACGGGCTGGCAGGGAAGCTGCGGGCCATCCAGACGGTGTCCTGCCTCCTGCAGGGCCCTTGTGAAGCTGGCAACCGGGCCCTGGAGCTGAGTGGCGTCATGGAGAGCGTGATCGCTCTGTGTGCCtctgagcaggaggaggagcagctaGTGGCTGTGGAGGCCCTCATCCATGCAGCCGGCAAAGCCAAGCGGGCCTCATTTATCACCGCCAACGGCGTGTCGCTGCTAAAGGACCTGTACAAGCGCAGCGAGAAAGACAGCATCCGAATACGAGCGCTGGTG GGCCTGTGTAAGCTTGGCTCGGCTGGAGGGACAGACTTCAGCATGAAGCAGTTTGCTGAAGGCTCCACTCTCAAACTGGCCAAGCAGTGTCGAAA GTGGCTATGCAATGACCAGATTGACACAGGCACACGGCGCTGGGCAGTGGAGGGCCTGGCCTACCTCACCTTTGACGCAGATGTGAAGGAAGAGTTTGTGGAGGATGAGGCCGCCCTGAAGGCTTTGTTCCAGCTCAGCAGG TCTGAGGAGAGATCAGTGCTCTTTGCGGTGGCCTCGGCGCTTGTGAATTGCACCAACAGCTATGATTATGAGGAGCCGGACCCCAAGATGGTGGAGCTGGCCAAGTACGCCAAGCAGCATGTGCCTGAGCAGCATCCCAAG GACAAACCGGGTTTCGTGCGGGCTCGGGTGAAGAAGCTGCTGGCGGCGGGCGTGGTGTCAGCCATGACATGCATGGTGAAGACCGAGAGCCCCGTGCTGACCAATTCCTGCCGGGAGCTGCTCTCTAG GGTCTTCCTGGCTTTGGTGGACGAGGTAGAGGACCGTGGCACTGTGGTGGCTCAAGGTGGGGGTAAG GCTCTGCTCCCACTGGCCCTGGAAGGCACTGACGTGGGGCAAACGAAGGCAGCCCAGGCTCTTGCCAAGCTCACCATCACTTCCAACCCAGAGATGACTTTTCCTGGTGAGCGG ATCTATGAGGTGGTCCGGCCTCTCGTCTCCCTGCTGCACCTCAACTGCTCAGGCCTGCAGAACTTCGAGGCACTCATGGCTCTCACGAACCTGGCGGGGATCAGCGAGAGGCTCCG GCAGAAGATCCTGAAGGAGAAGGCTGTGCCGATGATTGAGGGCTATATGTTCGAGGAGCACGAGATGATCCGCCGGGCAGCCACGGAGTGCATGTGTAACCTAGCTATGAGCAAGGAG GTACAGGACCTCTTTGAAGCCAAGGGCAACGACCGGCTGAAGCTGCTGGTGCTGTACAGCGGAGAGGATGATGAGCTGCTGCGGCGGGCGGCTGCTGGGGGCCTGGCCATGCTCACCTCCATGCGGCCCTCACTCTGCAGCCGCATCCCCGAAGTG ACTACACACTGGCTGGAGATCCTGCAAGCCTTGCTTCTGAGCCCCAACCAGGAGCTGCAACACCGGGGTGCGGTGGTGGCACTGAACATGGTGGAGGCCTCCAAGGAAATCGCCGGCACCCTCATGGAGAGCGAGGTGCTGGAGATCCTGTCAGTGTTGGCTAAGGGCAAGGAGAGCCCTGTCACAAGAGCTGCTGCAGCTTGCCTGGCGAAAGCGGTGGAATATGGGCTCATCAAACCCAACCAGGACGGAGAGGGAGGGGCTGCCTCATGCACACGCTAG
- the LOC140618213 gene encoding protein shisa-like-1, with amino-acid sequence MAFQRRLGLLLTGLTGGLLLLQNWVTPAQPTSLSALAHHPHLCQTTWDADGRHYPGFFCPRLSDTPEEAYCCHLQAAGGYCCTRAEFEALYQVNLSALPSPPILRGRGPLLALSLYTVLLLALMTADLVHFCCGRGAGRPPSASSAARPLQVPVRTD; translated from the exons ATGGCCTTTCAGAGGAGGCTGGGCCTGTTGCTGACTGGCCTGACCGGAGGGCTGTTGCTCCTCCAGAACTGGGTGACACCTGCTCAGCCGACCTCTCTCTCAG CATTGGCCCACCACCCCCACTTGTGCCAGACCACCTGGGATGCTGATGGCCGCCACTACCCCGGTTTCTTCTGTCCTCGGCTCTCTGACACCCCGGAGGAAGCCTACTGCTGCCACCTGCAGGCTGCAGGGGGCTACTGCTGCACCCGGGCTGAATTTGAGGCCTTGTACCAGGTCAACCTGTCCGCCCTTCCGTCCCCACCCATTCTCAG GGGCAGGGGCCCGCTCCTCGCCCTGAGCCTCTATACCGTGCTGCTCCTGGCCCTGATGACCGCCGACCTCGTGCACTTCTGCTGCGGTCGGGGCGCCGGCCGGCCGCCCTCGGCGTCCTCCGCCGCGCGCCCCCTGCAGGTCCCTGTGAGAACGGACTAG
- the HDDC3 gene encoding guanosine-3',5'-bis(diphosphate) 3'-pyrophosphohydrolase MESH1: MGSEAAQLVEAADFAARKHRLQRRKDPEGTPYINHPIGVARILTHEAGITDIVVLQAALLHDTVEDTDTTLDEVELHFGTQVRRLVEEVTDDKTLPKLERKRLQVEQAPHSSPAAKLVKLADKLYNLRDLNRCTPEGWSERRVQEYFEWAAHVVKGLQGTNPPLEEALKQLFKERGLTL, encoded by the exons ATGGGCTCCGAGGCCGCGCAGTTGGTGGAGGCTGCGGACTTCGCGGCTCGCAAGCACCGACTGCAGCGGCGGAAGGACCCCGAAGGGACCCCCTACATCAACCACCCTATCG GTGTGGCTCGGATCCTGACCCATGAGGCGGGCATCACTGACATTGTGGTGTTACAG GCAGCCCTGCTCCACGACACAGTGGAGGACACAGACACCACCTTGGATGAGGTGGAGCTGCACTTTGGGACACAAGTGCGACGTTTGGTGGAGGAAGTAACGGATGACAAGACTCTGCCCAAGTTGGAGAGAAAGCGGCTGCAGGTGGAGCAGGCACCCCATAGCAGCCCCGCGGCTAAACTGGTGAAGCTGGCAGACAAGCTGTACAATCTGAGAGATCTGAATCGCTGCACCCCAGAGG GATGGTCTGAACGTCGGGTCCAGGAATACTTCGAGTGGGCAGCACACGTGGTGAAGGGGCTCCAGGGAACAAACCCGCCGCTGGAGGAGGCTCTAAAGCAGCTGTTTAAGGAGCGGGGACTGACACTCTGA
- the UNC45A gene encoding protein unc-45 homolog A isoform X1 has protein sequence MTVSGPGAPVPRPPAPGASAVEQLRKEGNELFKCGDYEGALTVYTQALGLGATPQDQAILHRNRAACHLKLEDYDKAETEASKAIEKDGGDVKALYRRSQALEKLGRLDQAVLDLQRCVSLEPKNKVFQEALRNIGGQIQEKVRYMSSTDAKVEQMFQILLDPQEKGTEKKQKASQNLVVLAREDAGAEKIFRSNGVQLLQRLLDTGEADLMLAALRTLVGICSEHQSRTVATLSVLGTRRVVSILGVENQAVSLAACHLLQVIFDALKEGVKKGFRGKEGAIIVDPARELKILISNLLELLTEVGVSGQGRDNALTLLIKAVPRKSPKDPNNNLTLWVIDQGLKKILEVGGSVQEPPGELAVTANSRMSASVLLNKLFDDLKCDAERENFHRLCENYIKSWFEGHGLAGKLRAIQTVSCLLQGPCEAGNRALELSGVMESVIALCASEQEEEQLVAVEALIHAAGKAKRASFITANGVSLLKDLYKRSEKDSIRIRALVGLCKLGSAGGTDFSMKQFAEGSTLKLAKQCRKWLCNDQIDTGTRRWAVEGLAYLTFDADVKEEFVEDEAALKALFQLSRSEERSVLFAVASALVNCTNSYDYEEPDPKMVELAKYAKQHVPEQHPKDKPGFVRARVKKLLAAGVVSAMTCMVKTESPVLTNSCRELLSRVFLALVDEVEDRGTVVAQGGGKALLPLALEGTDVGQTKAAQALAKLTITSNPEMTFPGERIYEVVRPLVSLLHLNCSGLQNFEALMALTNLAGISERLRQKILKEKAVPMIEGYMFEEHEMIRRAATECMCNLAMSKEVQDLFEAKGNDRLKLLVLYSGEDDELLRRAAAGGLAMLTSMRPSLCSRIPEVTTHWLEILQALLLSPNQELQHRGAVVALNMVEASKEIAGTLMESEVLEILSVLAKGKESPVTRAAAACLAKAVEYGLIKPNQDGEGGAASCTR, from the exons ATGACTGTGAGTGGTCCAGGCGCCCCCGtgccccggccgcccgcccccgGG GCCAGTGCGGTGGAGCAGTTGCGCAAGGAGGGCAACGAGCTGTTCAAATGCGGAGACTACGAGGGCGCCCTGACGGTCTACACTCAGGCCCTGGGTCTGGGCGCGACGCCCCAGGACCAGGCCATTCTGCACCGAAACCGGGCCGCCTGCCACCTCAAGCTG GAAGATTACGACAAAGCAGAAACCGAGGCATCCAAAG CCATTGAAAAGGACGGAGGGGACGTCAAAGCACTTTACCGGCGCAGCCAAGCCCTAGAGAAGTTGGGCCGCCTTGACCAGGCTGTCCTTGACCTGCAGAGATGtgtgagcctggagcccaagAACAAAGTTTTCCAGGAGGCCCTGAGGAACATTGGGGGCCAGATTCAGGAGAAG GTGCGATACATGTCCTCAACGGATGCCAAAGTGGAACAGATGTTTCAGATACTGTTGGACCCACAAGAGAAAGGCACtgagaagaaacaaaag GCTTCCCAGAACCTGGTGGTGCTGGCCCGGGAGGATGCTGGGGCTGAGAAGATCTTCCGGAGCAATGGGGTTCAGCTCTTGCAACGCCTGCTGGACACTGGGGAGGCTGACCTGATGCTGGCAGCTCTGCGCACCCTGGTCGGCATTTGCTCCGAGCACCAGTCCCGA ACAGTGGCAACCCTGAGTGTGCTAGGAACTCGGCGTGTGGTCTCCATCCTGGGTGTGGAAAACCAAGCAGTGTCTCTGGCTGCCTGCCACCTGCTGCAGGTTATATTTGATGCCCTCAAGGAAGGCGTCAAGAAAGGCTTCAGAGGCAAAGAAGGCGCCATCATCGTGG ATCCTGCCCGGGAGCTAAAGATCCTTATCAGCAACCTCTTGGAGCTACTGACTGAGGTGGGGGTCTCCGGCCAAGGCCGTGACAATGCTCTGACCCTCCTGATTAAAGCAGTGCCCCGAAAGTCTCCTAAGGACCCCAACAATAACCTCACCCTCTGGGTCATTGACCAAG GCCTGAAAAAGATTCTGGAGGTGGGGGGCTCTGTGCAGGAGCCCCCTGGGGAGCTTGCAGTGACCGCGAACAGCCGCATGAGTGCCTCCGTGCTCCTCAACAAGCTTTTTGATGACCTGAAGTGTGATGCTGAGAGGGAGAATTTCCACCGACTCTGTGAAAACTATATCAA GAGCTGGTTTGAGGGCCACGGGCTGGCAGGGAAGCTGCGGGCCATCCAGACGGTGTCCTGCCTCCTGCAGGGCCCTTGTGAAGCTGGCAACCGGGCCCTGGAGCTGAGTGGCGTCATGGAGAGCGTGATCGCTCTGTGTGCCtctgagcaggaggaggagcagctaGTGGCTGTGGAGGCCCTCATCCATGCAGCCGGCAAAGCCAAGCGGGCCTCATTTATCACCGCCAACGGCGTGTCGCTGCTAAAGGACCTGTACAAGCGCAGCGAGAAAGACAGCATCCGAATACGAGCGCTGGTG GGCCTGTGTAAGCTTGGCTCGGCTGGAGGGACAGACTTCAGCATGAAGCAGTTTGCTGAAGGCTCCACTCTCAAACTGGCCAAGCAGTGTCGAAA GTGGCTATGCAATGACCAGATTGACACAGGCACACGGCGCTGGGCAGTGGAGGGCCTGGCCTACCTCACCTTTGACGCAGATGTGAAGGAAGAGTTTGTGGAGGATGAGGCCGCCCTGAAGGCTTTGTTCCAGCTCAGCAGG TCTGAGGAGAGATCAGTGCTCTTTGCGGTGGCCTCGGCGCTTGTGAATTGCACCAACAGCTATGATTATGAGGAGCCGGACCCCAAGATGGTGGAGCTGGCCAAGTACGCCAAGCAGCATGTGCCTGAGCAGCATCCCAAG GACAAACCGGGTTTCGTGCGGGCTCGGGTGAAGAAGCTGCTGGCGGCGGGCGTGGTGTCAGCCATGACATGCATGGTGAAGACCGAGAGCCCCGTGCTGACCAATTCCTGCCGGGAGCTGCTCTCTAG GGTCTTCCTGGCTTTGGTGGACGAGGTAGAGGACCGTGGCACTGTGGTGGCTCAAGGTGGGGGTAAG GCTCTGCTCCCACTGGCCCTGGAAGGCACTGACGTGGGGCAAACGAAGGCAGCCCAGGCTCTTGCCAAGCTCACCATCACTTCCAACCCAGAGATGACTTTTCCTGGTGAGCGG ATCTATGAGGTGGTCCGGCCTCTCGTCTCCCTGCTGCACCTCAACTGCTCAGGCCTGCAGAACTTCGAGGCACTCATGGCTCTCACGAACCTGGCGGGGATCAGCGAGAGGCTCCG GCAGAAGATCCTGAAGGAGAAGGCTGTGCCGATGATTGAGGGCTATATGTTCGAGGAGCACGAGATGATCCGCCGGGCAGCCACGGAGTGCATGTGTAACCTAGCTATGAGCAAGGAG GTACAGGACCTCTTTGAAGCCAAGGGCAACGACCGGCTGAAGCTGCTGGTGCTGTACAGCGGAGAGGATGATGAGCTGCTGCGGCGGGCGGCTGCTGGGGGCCTGGCCATGCTCACCTCCATGCGGCCCTCACTCTGCAGCCGCATCCCCGAAGTG ACTACACACTGGCTGGAGATCCTGCAAGCCTTGCTTCTGAGCCCCAACCAGGAGCTGCAACACCGGGGTGCGGTGGTGGCACTGAACATGGTGGAGGCCTCCAAGGAAATCGCCGGCACCCTCATGGAGAGCGAGGTGCTGGAGATCCTGTCAGTGTTGGCTAAGGGCAAGGAGAGCCCTGTCACAAGAGCTGCTGCAGCTTGCCTGGCGAAAGCGGTGGAATATGGGCTCATCAAACCCAACCAGGACGGAGAGGGAGGGGCTGCCTCATGCACACGCTAG